A window of Zingiber officinale cultivar Zhangliang chromosome 5A, Zo_v1.1, whole genome shotgun sequence contains these coding sequences:
- the LOC121980428 gene encoding uncharacterized protein LOC121980428 → MASEKILTVCQYGGHFVRNNDGSMSYSGGDAHAIDIDSKMSLEDLKSEIASMFSFSDEPFSIKYFLPRNKRTPITISNDKDLMRMISYHANSDTTDIYVTKISESRMIRSDVTDSGTFTNADITQLANFNEAEQIKVCSDWDNLITGVGQVFSTSNNFRDALHKYAIAHSFIYKLVKNDQFRVTAECTVEDCPWRIHASRSSAKQKFMIKKINPSHTCGKELTRESHKLDSQRWVASVIKDKLREIPNYKPKDIANDLEQEYGLSLNYSQVWCGKSIAKKDLYNPFEEAFNQLSWFCDRIIETNPGSVATLHKSNDLRFRFFVAFHASLYGFEHGCRPFLFLDAFSLKENRHLKFLAATAVDGENDIYPVAFSVVDTENNETWHWFLEQLKSSFTQARAITFISSSQNGMEEELSKVFEDGFHCYSEQYLIENFQNEMKSSWTQEVKDKMIHHLKSAIYANTVNEFNECIENIRSESKEIAEWVLGTKPETWSDAFFKGLRYGQYSSVAVEKYNDWLSVGSEPSVLQIVDTMRCSLMELMYSRRVSCNTWTEALVPSANQKVQEDMIRAHSFALVRPIGTVFEVIDESTNVVNTETNECTCRRWQVSGLPCIHALAVIEHTNGCIYAYCSKYFSSECYRIAYSLSINPIPDVGMPVCTNPFQFSSACSLRARRPAGRPKEKPDEPRIAIKRPLRCSKCQAVGHNKRTCKTEAHSE, encoded by the exons ATGGCAAGTGAGAAAATTTTAACTGTTTGCCAATATGGAGGTCACTTTGTTAGGAATAATGATGGATCCATGTCTTATTCTGGTGGCGATGCACATGCAATTGATATTGACAGTAAAATGTCACTGGAAGATTTAAAGTCAGAGATAGCATCTATGTTTAGTTTCAGTGATGAACCCTTCTCAATTAAGTACTTCCTACCAAGAAACAAACGGACTCCCATCACAATATCCAATGACAAAGACCTGATGCGTATGATTTCTTACCATGCAAATTCAGATACAACTGACATTTATGTCACCAAGATAAGTGAAAGCAG GATGATTAGGAGTGATGTAACTGATTCAGGTACCTTTACTAATGCTGACATTACACAACTAGCCAACTTTAATGAAGCAGAGCAGATAAAAGTATGCAGTGATTGGGACAATTTAATCACTGGGGTGGGGCAGGTATTCTCTACTTCAAATAATTTCCGTGATGCCTTGCACAAGTATGCCATTGCTCATAGTTTCATATATAAACTTGTTAAAAATGATCAATTTCGTGTGACTGCTGAATGCACCGTAGAGGACTGCCCATGGAGAATACATGCATCTAGGTCATCAGCCAAACAAAAATTCATGATTAAGAAAATAAATCCTAGTCACACATGTGGAAAAGAACTTACTAGAGAAAGTCATAAGCTTGATTCTCAAAGATGGGTTGCTAGTGTTATAAAAGACAAGCTACGTGAGATTCCTAACTATAAGCCAAAGGACATTGCAAATGATCTGGAGCAAGAATATGGACTCAGTTTGAATTACTCACAAGTTTGGTGTGGGAAATCTATTGCCAAGAAAGATCTTTACAACCCGTTTGAGGAGGCTTTCAATCAACTTTCATGGTTTTGTGACAGAATAATAGAGACCAACCCAGGTAGCGTTGCAACACTGCATAAATCAAATGATTTAAGATTTCGGTTCTTTGTTGCCTTTCATGCCTCACTATATGGTTTTGAGCATGGTTGCCGCCCCTTCCTTTTTCTTGACGCTTTCTCACTGAAAGAAAATAGGCATTTGAAGTTTTTAGCAGCAACTGCAGTTGATGGTGAGAATGACATATACCCAGTTGCTTTCTCAGTTGTAGATACTGAGAATAATGAGACCTGGCATTGGTTTTTGGAACAGCTTAAATCTTCTTTTACTCAGGCTCGTGCTATAACTTTCATATCAAGCAGTCAAAATGGCATGGAAGAGGAACTGTCCAAGGTGTTTGAGGACGGCTTTCATTGTTACAGTGAACAATATCTCATTGAAAATtttcagaatgaaatgaagagtTCCTGGACACAAGAAGTGAAGGATAAAATGATCCATCATCTTAAAAGTGCTATTTATGCTAATACAGTGAATGAGTTCAATGAATGCATAGAAAACATCCGGAGTGAGTCAAAAGAAATTGCAGAATGGGTTCTGGGGACAAAACCTGAGACTTGGTCTGATGCTTTCTTCAAGGGTTTGAGATATGGGCAATATTCGTCTGTTGCTGTGGAGAAATACAATGATTGGCTATCAGTAGGATCTGAACCATCAGTGCTCCagatagttgataccatgaggTGTAGTTTGATGGAGTTGATGTATAGCCGCCGTGTCTCCTGTAATACATGGACTGAGGCACTTGTACCCTCTGCAAATCAGAAGGTGCAGGAAGACATGATCAGAGCACATTCTTTTGCATTAGTGCGCCCAATTGGCACCGTGTTTGAGGTGATTGACGAGTCAACTAATGTTGTCAACACTGAAACCAATGAATGCACATGTAGAAGGTGGCAGGTGAGTGGTTTGCCTTGCATCCATGCTCTTGCTGTAATAGAGCACACTAATGGATGTATATATGCATACTGCTCCAAATACTTCTCAAGTGAGTGCTACCGCATAGCCTACTCATTATCCATCAACCCCATACCTGATGTCGGTATGCCAGTCTGCACCAATCCCTTTCAGTTTTCAAGTGCATGCTCTCTCCGTGCCCGCCGACCGGCTGGCCGTCCGAAGGAAAAACCCGACGAGCCAAGAATTGCAATTAAAAGACCTCTTCGTTGCAGCAAGTGCCAAGCTGTAGGGCACAACAAGCGGACATGCAAAACAGAGGCACACTCTGAGTAA